The Paenibacillus spongiae nucleotide sequence ATTCGATTTTGCCGGACTGGATTATGGTCGCCTTACGTACCTTGTTAGCCGTGGTTGCCCTCTTTTTATTGACGAAATTGCTCGGGAAACGCCAAATATCCCAGCTGTCCTTCTTCGAGTACATCACGGGCATTACGATCGGCAGCTTGGCCGCTTATATTTCGCTTGAAAGTGAACAGCAATGGTACTTGGGCATCATATCACTCGCTGTCTGGGTAGCAGTCTCGCTTGGCATGGAGTTCCTGACGATGAAAAGTAAAATCATGCGCGACTTCATCGATGGCAAAGCAAGACTGCTGATTAAGGATGGCAAGGTGCTCGAAGATAATTTAATGAAGGAACGTCTGACGGCAGACGAGCTGATGGAACAGCTTCGCAGCAAGAACATTTTCAAGGTGGCCGATGTGGAATTCGCGCTTATTGAACCGAGCGGTGAAATCAATGTCCTGCCGACGCGTGACAACCAGCCTTTTACCCCGAAGCATCTGGGCATTACGGTCGGGCCGGAACAGGAACCTCAAGCTGTCATTATTGACGGTAAAATGATGGATGAACCGCTGGCTACGATAGGGCGCAGCCGCGCTTGGTTGAATACCGAGCTTGAGAAAATCGGCGTGGCGATTGAAAATGTCTATCTCGGACAAGTGGATACTTACGGTCAATTATATGTCGACTTATTCGACGATCAGATCAAGGTGCCGAAGCCGCAGGCCAAGGCAAGCCTTTATGCCACGTTGAAGAAATGCGAAGCGGATATTGAGTTGTTCGCGTTAACGACCGATAACCAAGAAGCCAAACAGATGTATGAAGAATGCTCGAAGAGATTGCAGCATGTGCTTGCCAATGTCAAACCATTATTGCATCGATAAGGAGGGAGCATCGTATGTCCAGCAGCAAGAAGAAGAAATTAACGCCAGTTCAACAGGAATATCAAGAGCTCGCCAAGAAAAGGGAGCCTGCGCGGCCGATCTGGCAAAACTGCTTCCGGGCTTTCATTACGGGCGGTTTCATCTGTTTCATCGGCCAGTGCGTCTCCGAGATGTTTGTCCACTGGGCCGGCTTTGATGAAATCGAAGCAAGTAATCCGACTGTCGCCGTTATGATCTTGATCTCCGTTATTCTAACCTGTTTCGGCGTATACGATAAAATCGCCCAATGGGCTGGCGCCGGTTCGGCTGTCCCTGTAACCGGCTTTGCCAATACGATGGCATCGGCTGCGCTTGAGCACCGCAGCGAAGGCTTTGTTCTTGGCGTTGGCGGAAAGATGTTTAAGCTGTCCGGTCCGGTTATTGTGTTTGGTACGGTGGCGGCATTCTTCATCGGATTGCTGCACTGGATCTTCAATCCTGGTGAAGCTGGGGGGCATTAACGCATGCTGAAAGGTCATCAAAGCTGGTTATTCGAGAAGCGCCCCTCAATCGGGGGTGCGGCTACAGTCGTCGGACCCTTCGAAGGGCAAGGCCCGCTCGCGAATGATTTTGATATTATACACGGGGATATCAGGCTCGGCCAGGACAGCTGGGAAGAGGCCGAGCGAACGTTATTGGAGGAAGCGGCAAAGCTGGCCATCGAGAATGCAGGTCTAACGAAGGATCAGGTCAACTTTCATCTTGGCGGCGATTTAATGAACCAAATCATCAGCACCAGCTTCGCGGCAAGAACATTGACGATTCCGTATCTAGGCGTATTCGGCGCTTGCTCCACTTCGATGGAAAGCCTGGCAATAGCTGCGAACCTGGTCAATTCAGGCTCTGCCAAGCATGTATTGGCCAGCGCATGCAGCCATAACGCGACCGCCGAGAAACAATTCCGTTATCCGACGGAATACGGCTCCCAGAAACCGCCTACGGCGCAATTCACGGTTACGGGAGCTGGAGCATGCGTGGTTGCCTCGCATAAGGAAGGGCCATTCGTAACATCGGCGACGATCGGCAGGGTGATCGATATGGGCATCGCCGACCCGTTCAATATGGGAGCAGCCATGGCTCCCGCAGCTGTAGATACGATAGAAGCCCACTTCCGCGATCTGCGCATCGGACCGGATCATTACGACCTGATTATTACGGGCGACTTGTCCAAGGTCGGTTACGAAATCGCCAGCGACCTGCTCCGTAAACATAATATCCCGATGCAGAAAACGGAATTTAAAGACTGCGGCATGATGATTTACGATTACGACAAGCAGACCGTCCAAGCCGGGGCGAGCGGTTGCGGCTGCTCAGCTGTCGTTACTTATGGTCATCTGCTCAAGAAACTGCGCAATAATGAATTGAGCCGAATCCTGGTCGTGGCCACCGGGGCGCTTCTATCCCCCATCTCCTTTCAACAGGGTGAAAGCATTCCATGTATTGCGCATGCGGTATCAATTGAAAGCGGGGTGGAGCGATGATCTTCTTGTGGGCTTTTGTTATTGGCGGAGCAATTTGCGTGTTCGGTCAAATATGCTTCGATGTGTTCAAGCTGACGCCCGCTCATACGATGACCTTACTCGTCGTGTTGGGGGCTGTGGCCGATGGCGTGGGACTATACGATCCCTTCATTAAATTCGCCGGAGCCGGCGCATCGGTTCCGATCACAAGTTTCGGTAACGCCCTTGTCCATGGGGCCATAGATGAGCTGCATAAGCATGGCGGAATCGGCATTCTTACGGGCATATTCAAAGTAACCAGCGCCGGTATCTCCGCCGCAATCATCTTTTCCTTCCTGGCGGCCTTGTTTGTGAAGCCCAAAGGTTGAGCTTACGCGATGGGGCAGGATTATTTCGTGAAACTTATCGTATTTGCACGACGCAGGACTGCAGCGAATGAACGCTTGCAGTCTTTTTTGTTTGCTTCCTTCCGTTCATGTATCGTACAAGATAAAGAAAAAGGAGCCCTGTTACAGGCTCCCTTCCGACGGTGTTTGATGGTTGAGTTTCTTCATTTATCACACTTCGCTTTATCAGAAAAACTTGGGCACCGCTTGCTCACTGCTCCGTTATGCACGAATCAATGATGGGCGTGTGTGTTTCAGAAATGCTCTGCAGCACAACCCCTCGCTTCCTAGGCTAAGTGATTAACCGCCAACCGAGCTCCGATAATAATCGAAACTAGCGGTTGAAGTTCATAAATTCCTCATGCAGCCCTTGCGCCAAATAGCCCAACGGAACCACACCTCTCTTCACACCGTCGATATCTATTTTGCACGGAATTGCTCTGAACATGCGCCCTTGAAGCAGGAAAAAAGTGGATGGCGGTTGAATTACGCTAAGTGAAGTCAGAATTCGCGTACGAGGGCAAAATGTGATCAAGCTCCGTCGTACCGTGCCGTACCGCGAGCGGATATAAGTTGAGCGAGGGGCGAAAATTAGCGGAGGGGGCAATTGCTATGCGGTTAAAGGAGCTTGCGGATTTATTGACGATCGCGGAATTACAAGGCGAAATGGATATCGGCATAACGGGCATTCGTATGAATTCTCAGCATGTACGGCAAGGCGATTTGTTCATATGCATTCCCGGTATTCCAGGATTTCAGGAGGACCGTCACCAATACGCGGCGGATGCAGTGAGAAGAGGGGCAGTCGCCTTGGTTGTCGAGCAGGAGGTCGGATTGGATATGCCAACCATTCGGGTGCCGGACGCCCGTTATGCCATGGCGCTCTTCGCCGCGCATTTGAACGGTTATCCGAGTCATGGTCTTCAGCTGATCGGAGTAACGGGAACGAACGGGAAGACGACAACGTGTCACATGATTGAATCCATCTTCATTCATGCGGGCCACCCTACGGGATTAATGGGTAATCTCGGAACGAGGATCGGCACGACCCTTATGGAGACCGAAATCAATACCCAGGAGCCGCCGGAACTGCAAGCGAACTTGAAACGAATGACTGATGCCCGGGTGAAATATTGCTTCATGGAGGTAAGTTCGCAGGGCTTACATATGGGACGCGTATTGGGCTGTGAATTCAGAACCGCCGTATTCACGAATTTAACGCAGGATCATCTTGACTATCATGGTTCGATGGACAATTATATGGCGGCTAAAGGATTGCTCTTCGCAAGACTTGCGCAATCCTTCGTGCCGGATCCGGCCAAGCGCAAATACGCCGTTCTTAATGCGGATGAAGAAGCTTCGGCCGTATTTAGGAAGCTTACAGCCGCTCAGGTGCTGACGTACGGCATACGAAATCAGGCCGACGTGATGGCGAAGAACATCCGATTAACTTCGCAAGGCACTTCCTTTGACTTGGTATCCTACGCCGGAACGGTAACGATCCAATTAAGGCTGGTCGGGACCTTCAATGTGTATAATGCGCTGGGTTTTATACTTCTCGGCTACCGGGTACCCACGATTGCAAAGCAAAAACACCCAATGGAACCGCATGCCTTTCACGGTTCGCTTAGGTGTTTAGTGGGTGGTCTACTGAGGGATCCAAATCTTCATCATCAAAAAAGCATCTTAATTGAGGTCCAGTCAATAAGACGCAATTTGATGGTTCATAGCAAGGTCCCTACGACGTATATCCTCATTGTCTCGCTTGCTTCAGTCTTCACTCTCATGGACGACTCCATAAGCATTACTGCAGGGTATTCAGTCGATCATACTACAGAATGTTTTGAAATCAGGAACGGAATTTAAATCATAATTACGAACAGCGCGGACAATTTTTTCTGTAGTAACTTGTTCATAATCCTTTGCTTCGGAATAGGAAGGGACCTGGAGGTTTTACGAATTGAGGGGTAAAAATTGTTCAATTATTTTCCTCATCGCATCCCGGTCTCCATATTGTGCATGTTGAACGAGAAAATACAACTCATTTTCAGTCATTTCTAATTCCCACCTTTGATTGTCATTGTTTCTTTCAATTCATAAAGCATGCTTGTTAGCGAGCGACGAATCACCGTTCAAGCCAGACACACATGTCGTGGAGAAGTTAGTCGGGCATATGATGACGCTGCCGTTCTATTGGTAAGATGGGGCAAACATTAATCGTCGGTTGCCAAGGTGCCGATTTCGATCAGCCGACAGGTTTTGCCGGCAAATGACCCCCATTCAGGACTCTCACCCTAAAGATGATGCCCATACTGGGCGTACTATAACAAAAAACGCAGGCTAAAAAACCTGCGTTTTTTCTATTCTAACCAACTATAATTCCCTGTACCGCTGGTTCTTTACCACATATTTGGGTCGGGATCCGGCGACTTCGGTACTCGCTGGCAAACAAAAGCCACTACAACGACTCCATTGAAATTGAACGTCTCTATGACCGTCTCCGGTGCCGTGTCCGGCGGGTTAATTGGGAAAACCGCTAGCAATGGAAGTCCCAAGATCGGATTACTAACCGTCATAGCCTCCATGGCAGGTTTGAAGTCGCGAATTCGGACCGGTTGCATCATGGTTTCAACAGCCCATGGCCTATGATTTTCAATCCGAAAGAAATGAACGGGTTCCCTTGTCAAGTTCAGCTTTTGGACGGGGACGATATTTAGAATCGGTAGGATATTGGCTTTCGCAGCACTGGCCTTTTTCTTCGTCACCGTGATGTTCCTCACTACAAGAAGACCGGTAATATATGCCGGTATCCGTCCCTGGCGAGGTATTCCGCCATCGGAAATAACGCTCTCATCGGGCATTTTCCAAAGCCGGCTTTGGAAAAATTCAGGCCTGAACCAGGAGCGTTTCACACCGACGTATTTGTATTCCAAAGACATCGATTCGATATCCTCGTTGCTTTGGTCGGAGCTGAAAATCCCCTTTAATTCAATAGGGGCTTGTTGTATTAGGCTATCGATCTCATCCTTTATCAAAGGCACCTGAATCCACGGCTGGTTCAGGTCGAAAGCATCACGGGGGTTAAAGAACGTTGCGCAGAATGGGATTCCTCGAGCCTCCGCATCCGGAACTTCAGAGAGGTCGATATCATTGAGGTAGTCTTGTCTGTATAAGACCGGATACTTTTTGACCTCCAAAATGTTCCGCATCATTTGATTAGACTCGACTTCGTTTTTTAACCCCAAGTTAATCCAATTCTGCATCGCTTGATCCTTGATATTACGCAACTGCTGCTCGCGGCCGGATTCCCAAAAGTTCTTAAGCCTTTTCCCTTCGTCTCCGGTGGCGTTTTCAACGGTTAATTTCTCGGCTAGATACGCTTCGTTGGCTTCCTCGTAAGCGATCTTATATGTGGTGTACACCTTTACCTTATCCGAAGGTACAGTTGTTTTCGTACCGTCGGGCTTAATTTGTTCATCGGTAAGGAAGTCTATAGCCTCCGCCAACTGCTTCACCTCTTCAGGCGACAACGTACTGTTAGCGAATTCAGCGTTGATCAAAATATCTTTCATTTCATTCCACAAGAATGATCCTGAGGGTGAAAAATGAGGCTCTCTATCCGAAGGGATGTAATTTATCATCCGAGCGAAATCAGCCATATAATGCAGCCGTTCCAGTGCAGACAGATCGCTCTGCTCCTTCATGAAGTCCAACGAGCGATAGGAATATGTAAGTCCCATTGGAAAGCTTAAAAACTGATCTTCTCTGTCGTAGATCTTCTTCAGCTTAACAGCCAAAGCGAGAGAGATTTTCTCTTCCATAACGGACCTCCCGGTAGAAGAATTTTTTCACCCGGTACCTAACGATTCCGACTTCTCAGTTACTGGGAGCCACCGACGAACTCTTCCGGCTTGATTTCCGGGTTCGGATTTGGAGATTTCGGAATAATATTGTTTATAAACCCAATCAGTTGGATGCCATCAATAACGATGGTTCCGCCTTCCAAGTGAGCCTTGTGATCGCGGCTTTCATGGCCCCAAGAATAGGAGCCTCCTGCGCTGAATGGTCCCCAGCCAACCCGCCCACCGGCCTGAATTTGCGAATTCATGTATTGCATCTGAGAGTCAGCTTCAGCAAAAGTAAATTTTACGTTACGTACGAATAACGCAGTCACTGGGTAAGCGACGAGCCGCCCAACCGGCTTTTCCGCCCCGTCTGAAATTTTCTTGTCGAAATTGAGGTCCCAAAGCTTATCAAGAGTCCAAGCCCTCATATTGAAAAAACCAGGTTCGAACCATGGACGACTGATTGGGATTTGGACGAACTCAAATTCCGCACTAAAATTCGTGGATTTTTGATTCTCCGAAGCCTCAATCCTAGAGCCGCTGGCCTGCGCACCAATAGAAAACAAGCCGAACGAAGCGGAGGCGCCACCGCCCCACTGATTGGTTTTCTTGTCATTAAAGGTTTCAAAATCCCCTTCATAATAAGTAAAGCGCGTCCATCCCGGACTCGTTGCGAAATTCCCTGGGAGCAGGGTTGTGTATAAAAAATCACTACCACCGTCTACTGGACTTGTTAGGAGACCGTTTTTGAATTTATTGATCAAATCCTCCTTGTACAATACCATACTCTTTGAAGTCACTTGTTCGATGTAGCTAGTGATATCCTCGTAATCATTCTTAAAACCTTCAGAAACCCAAGCCAGGTAGGCCGCTTCCATTTTTTTTCTTTTCGCCTTTGACTTGTTTGCAAACTCGCTGACTCTTCGGATGGCCTCAGGATCACTCCCACGAGAGCTTTGGGCGTTGAGCAAAAGATCCATGTATTCGTCTACTTCATCAATGTACTTAGCCATAAGCGTATTATAGGCAACTGTCAAGGGTCCGGGTTCGGTGACGGTCTTCTTATGTCCGGCAGGGGTGTCCACTTCCTTGGTTACAGTAAGTTGATTACGGAATCGCTGCAGCTTTTCCTTCTCCTCATCACTCAACTCTTTGCTAACAACGCGACTATACTTTAGAACATCCCCGTAAACCGAACTGATACTGTCTTGGGTCGAAGTGAAGATGGTCTGCTGCATGGAGGCGTTGAAGAAGTCGTTGTTAACGTCCGGAACGAAATCCAGCAGTCGGGAGAGGACAAAGGCTTGGTGGTAGCGTTCTTTCGTTTTGTCTGCATCTTCAGCGATCAAACCTTGAGCACAGTAGTCGAAATCGTTCGGAAGAAACGGAATTCCCGGAAGCAACCAAGTAACAAATTTATTTCTAGGTATCTTGATGTTCTCGTCTTCACCGGTCACGGTAGCGTAAAGCTTAGCAATCAAATTTCGCATGAGATCTGCAGAATTGTCTTTTGGCATACTTAGTCCTCCTTGGTTGAATACACTCAGCTAATTTTCTAATGTTTTTATTGGATGATAGTATGTTGCTATGAGAAAGCATATTTTATTCTTATTTAAGTCGCTTTCAACCTCCCTTATGTCAAGCAGGTGATCGTACAGGAAAATGAACCATCTGAATCCGTTCTGAAACGATAAGCGGAAAACGTTCTGAACGTTTCTTCGAATCAATGCCCTCCAGCAGGATCAATTATGCGAAGCAAGGTTCCATCCGGTGTGCCGTCTCCTGAAATTCCCGAAATGATCCGGGCATGGATCGAAAAATTGGCTGTCGGGTCTTCATCTGTTGTTGCCCATAACGGATCGTAAAGTTTTAACAAATACTCGATACCATCGACGGAATAATTCATAGGGGCTTCACCTAATAACCCGGCTGCTGAAAGGCAGGTCGTTTTTTTTCGATGCACTTAATCCTTCATTATTTAAAAAAATCCTTCGATAAATCTCGCCGACTGTGTTCATTGCATCCTCGATCGTATGGCTCGTTTGATCTCTCCAGCTGATCAACATCGTCGTTACTGTAGCCCAACACGTCAAGGATGAAGGTTAAGTGATCTCTGGTATAATACCTAGTACCTCATAATCAAACATTTCATTCGCTCCTTTTTAAATGAATACATAATTTTCGCCCCGATATTTACTTTTAATAATATTTTATGCATTTTAATGATAATTGCATGATTTTAAAATAAATGTAAATAATTTACTGAAAAAGTGTTTTTAAAGGAGTGTAAATAACCGATGCAAACTCGCTCAGACGAGAATGTGAAAGGGATTGACGTATCACATTGGGAAGGAGATATTGATTGGAGCAAAGTGAGGTCGGAAGAAGTTCAATTCGCCTATATAAAAGCGTCCGAAAATACAACAAGCATAGATCCCAATTTTTCCAAGAACATTGAAGAAGCTAAAAAAGCCGGTTTATTGGTCGGAGCGTATCATTTTGCCAGACCCGAAAAGTACAGTGCTGAAGATGAAGCAAAGCATTTCGTCAAGTTATTAAAAAGTAATCCAACCGATTTGATGCCTGTATTAGACCTAGAGTCGCCTAAAGATCCAAACAAGATTAGCGTTTCTGATCTTGTTCAATGGGTCCGTACGTTTGTAGATTATGTAAAAAAAGAAACTGGCCGGCAGGTAATGCTTTACACCGGCAATTGGTTCATCGATCTTTATCAGCAGTTTCAATACGATTTATCCGATCTTCCAATTTGGATTGCTAACTATGGCAATATTTCGGCACCGCCTGACGGCGGGGGGTGGACGCAATGGACGGTTTGGCAATATACCGAAAACGGTAAAGTGGACGGAATCGATGATAACGTCGACCTAAACGCAGCGGTTTCATTAGTTGCACTTAAAGGTTAAACCTACTGGATGTTACATTCGGTACAGCTCACATAGAGAGATCACCGACCCGGCAGCAGGTGAATATGCAGAAGATCACTACCGTATTCGGCTGCGGCGGAGACCGGGACCGTACGAAACGGCCTGTGATGGGGAAGATCGCAGCTCATTACAGCGATTATGTTATTGTCACGTCCGATAATCCGCGCTCTGAGGAATCGGGTCAAATCTTGGCTGACATCGAGGAAGGGCTGCGCGAAGCCGGTTATCCAGCGGATCGATATGAGCTCATCGAAGACCGGAAGCAGGCCGTATGGAGAGCAATACAAGCCGCCGAACCCTCCGATGTCGTTCTTCTTGCAGGCAAAGGTCACGAGACGTATCAGGTTCTGGAGGACACCACCGTTCATTTTGACGACCGAAAGAAGAGGCACGGGAAGCGATTCGCGGGTCGGCGCGCGGATGGGGGAAGGAAGCTAGAATATAACGACTAACGTGGATACGTTACGGACATGAGATCCGCTGGTATAGTATATTCTTGCGGACATAGGATCAGATCCGCTATTCGGCTGATTATAAGCTGATTCCCACGATTTCATTGCCAATAACGCATCGTATGACCGTAAGATGTCAAGTATGAGTTTTTTTAAGGATTAAGCGTATCTTGTGTCCGTTAGCAAAAGCAAACCAATTCGATCAGCATGCAGCGCAGCATCGTGCGCTGGGAGCCGCGTGCAAATGATTTTGAGTTTTAGTTACCGCTGAATGTATC carries:
- a CDS encoding glycoside hydrolase family 25 protein; protein product: MQTRSDENVKGIDVSHWEGDIDWSKVRSEEVQFAYIKASENTTSIDPNFSKNIEEAKKAGLLVGAYHFARPEKYSAEDEAKHFVKLLKSNPTDLMPVLDLESPKDPNKISVSDLVQWVRTFVDYVKKETGRQVMLYTGNWFIDLYQQFQYDLSDLPIWIANYGNISAPPDGGGWTQWTVWQYTENGKVDGIDDNVDLNAAVSLVALKG
- the spoVAD gene encoding stage V sporulation protein AD, which codes for MLKGHQSWLFEKRPSIGGAATVVGPFEGQGPLANDFDIIHGDIRLGQDSWEEAERTLLEEAAKLAIENAGLTKDQVNFHLGGDLMNQIISTSFAARTLTIPYLGVFGACSTSMESLAIAANLVNSGSAKHVLASACSHNATAEKQFRYPTEYGSQKPPTAQFTVTGAGACVVASHKEGPFVTSATIGRVIDMGIADPFNMGAAMAPAAVDTIEAHFRDLRIGPDHYDLIITGDLSKVGYEIASDLLRKHNIPMQKTEFKDCGMMIYDYDKQTVQAGASGCGCSAVVTYGHLLKKLRNNELSRILVVATGALLSPISFQQGESIPCIAHAVSIESGVER
- the spoVAE gene encoding stage V sporulation protein AE, which gives rise to MIFLWAFVIGGAICVFGQICFDVFKLTPAHTMTLLVVLGAVADGVGLYDPFIKFAGAGASVPITSFGNALVHGAIDELHKHGGIGILTGIFKVTSAGISAAIIFSFLAALFVKPKG
- a CDS encoding DUF421 domain-containing protein, which gives rise to MPDWIMVALRTLLAVVALFLLTKLLGKRQISQLSFFEYITGITIGSLAAYISLESEQQWYLGIISLAVWVAVSLGMEFLTMKSKIMRDFIDGKARLLIKDGKVLEDNLMKERLTADELMEQLRSKNIFKVADVEFALIEPSGEINVLPTRDNQPFTPKHLGITVGPEQEPQAVIIDGKMMDEPLATIGRSRAWLNTELEKIGVAIENVYLGQVDTYGQLYVDLFDDQIKVPKPQAKASLYATLKKCEADIELFALTTDNQEAKQMYEECSKRLQHVLANVKPLLHR
- the spoVAC gene encoding stage V sporulation protein AC — encoded protein: MSSSKKKKLTPVQQEYQELAKKREPARPIWQNCFRAFITGGFICFIGQCVSEMFVHWAGFDEIEASNPTVAVMILISVILTCFGVYDKIAQWAGAGSAVPVTGFANTMASAALEHRSEGFVLGVGGKMFKLSGPVIVFGTVAAFFIGLLHWIFNPGEAGGH
- a CDS encoding glutamate ligase domain-containing protein, translating into MQKITTVFGCGGDRDRTKRPVMGKIAAHYSDYVIVTSDNPRSEESGQILADIEEGLREAGYPADRYELIEDRKQAVWRAIQAAEPSDVVLLAGKGHETYQVLEDTTVHFDDRKKRHGKRFAGRRADGGRKLEYND
- a CDS encoding papain-like cysteine protease family protein translates to MNYSVDGIEYLLKLYDPLWATTDEDPTANFSIHARIISGISGDGTPDGTLLRIIDPAGGH
- a CDS encoding Mur ligase family protein — translated: MRLKELADLLTIAELQGEMDIGITGIRMNSQHVRQGDLFICIPGIPGFQEDRHQYAADAVRRGAVALVVEQEVGLDMPTIRVPDARYAMALFAAHLNGYPSHGLQLIGVTGTNGKTTTCHMIESIFIHAGHPTGLMGNLGTRIGTTLMETEINTQEPPELQANLKRMTDARVKYCFMEVSSQGLHMGRVLGCEFRTAVFTNLTQDHLDYHGSMDNYMAAKGLLFARLAQSFVPDPAKRKYAVLNADEEASAVFRKLTAAQVLTYGIRNQADVMAKNIRLTSQGTSFDLVSYAGTVTIQLRLVGTFNVYNALGFILLGYRVPTIAKQKHPMEPHAFHGSLRCLVGGLLRDPNLHHQKSILIEVQSIRRNLMVHSKVPTTYILIVSLASVFTLMDDSISITAGYSVDHTTECFEIRNGI